The following proteins are co-located in the Desulfurococcus amylolyticus Z-533 genome:
- a CDS encoding HAD family hydrolase, which yields MSCIETIVIDVDGTLIPSLVDFDKLRRRIREELGVSHELKPLGLSLSRLDIPVEKKKRAWEMIEEEELNSIRLLDPGSVSTNISEVIKMVENGFKVVIATHRSKRTLEPLLEKLCLTNYISEYVTRDYSIDRVEQLNYLKAKYSEIVFIGDTIYDEEASIKADIRFYRVKSYTELASILEYLRLECSRSRKHYNTGFGSSVK from the coding sequence ATGAGCTGTATCGAGACAATAGTCATAGATGTAGATGGAACACTGATACCAAGCCTAGTAGACTTCGATAAACTCAGGAGGAGAATAAGGGAAGAACTAGGTGTGAGCCATGAATTGAAGCCGCTTGGACTATCGCTTTCCAGGCTAGATATACCCGTGGAGAAGAAGAAGCGGGCATGGGAAATGATTGAGGAGGAGGAGTTAAACTCCATAAGGCTCCTTGATCCCGGCTCAGTGAGCACCAATATCAGTGAAGTAATAAAAATGGTGGAGAATGGATTCAAAGTAGTGATAGCCACCCATAGAAGTAAGAGAACTCTTGAACCGCTGCTGGAGAAGCTGTGCCTAACAAACTATATTAGTGAGTACGTGACACGCGACTACTCTATTGACAGGGTTGAGCAGTTGAATTATTTAAAGGCCAAGTACAGCGAGATAGTTTTTATCGGGGACACCATATATGACGAAGAAGCCTCGATCAAGGCTGATATAAGGTTCTATAGGGTTAAATCATACACGGAACTAGCCAGCATATTGGAGTACTTGAGGCTGGAGTGCTCTAGGAGCCGGAAGCATTACAACACTGGGTTTGGCTCTTCTGTTAAATAG
- a CDS encoding MarR family transcriptional regulator: protein MKGLITLLNAIGLKPNTARIIAILVTSNKALTLREICEATGYTKSRASELMKLLEASGLIEVNIVKKRAYYKAKIDELVKRVERHLEKLVEALEAAHHESGIRDFVEIASNIKAARKGGGFIDK, encoded by the coding sequence GTGAAGGGACTGATAACTCTTTTGAACGCCATAGGGTTGAAACCCAACACGGCCAGGATAATTGCTATACTGGTAACCAGTAATAAAGCGCTTACACTGAGGGAGATATGTGAGGCAACAGGTTACACCAAGAGCCGGGCCTCGGAGCTCATGAAGCTGCTCGAGGCGAGTGGATTAATAGAGGTAAATATCGTTAAGAAGCGGGCTTATTACAAGGCTAAGATCGATGAGCTCGTGAAGCGTGTGGAGAGGCACCTAGAGAAACTAGTAGAAGCCCTGGAGGCAGCCCATCATGAAAGCGGTATCAGGGACTTCGTGGAGATCGCGAGCAATATTAAGGCGGCACGTAAAGGAGGCGGCTTCATTGATAAGTGA
- the amrS gene encoding AmmeMemoRadiSam system radical SAM enzyme, with protein MRSLKFSPDLPWVREADFWEPLGDGRVRCNLCHRRCIIVPGAYGACGVRYNHEGRLYTLVYGLLTAANPDPIEKKPLMHFNPGACTFSISTVGCNFYCRFCQNWVLSQSRRDGAFGKPYEPREVVEEALGNGCDGISYTYNEPTIFYEFMYDVARLAKEKDLFNTMVTNGYMTPEAIRKLGKLMDAATVDFKASGNKEFYRRYMGVLDPSPIYESLIEMKRQGWWIEVTSLIVPGVGDRIEDTAGLAKWIAENLGEETPFHLLRFHPDYLAQDIPPTPVKTLERHAEAAREAGLKHVYIGNVWGHPLENTYCPRCGSLVVERNGFYIIDWRLGEDFKCPKCGYRLNFAGRFRGNKGYMYW; from the coding sequence ATGAGAAGCTTGAAGTTCTCCCCCGACCTACCATGGGTTAGGGAAGCAGATTTCTGGGAGCCCCTTGGAGACGGAAGGGTACGCTGTAACCTTTGCCATAGGAGATGCATCATAGTGCCGGGAGCCTATGGGGCATGCGGTGTTAGATATAATCATGAAGGCAGGCTCTACACGCTGGTGTATGGGCTGCTTACAGCGGCTAACCCAGACCCCATAGAGAAGAAGCCCTTAATGCACTTCAACCCCGGTGCATGCACATTCTCTATTTCAACAGTCGGATGCAACTTCTACTGTAGATTCTGCCAGAACTGGGTGCTCAGCCAGTCAAGGAGGGATGGTGCCTTCGGGAAGCCATATGAACCCCGGGAAGTGGTCGAAGAGGCCTTAGGTAACGGCTGTGATGGAATAAGCTACACATATAATGAGCCAACAATATTCTACGAGTTCATGTACGATGTTGCAAGGCTTGCCAAGGAGAAGGACTTGTTCAACACGATGGTCACAAACGGCTATATGACACCTGAGGCCATTAGGAAGCTCGGTAAACTCATGGATGCGGCAACCGTTGACTTCAAGGCCTCAGGTAATAAGGAGTTCTATAGGAGGTACATGGGTGTACTGGATCCCTCACCAATATACGAGAGCCTCATCGAGATGAAGAGACAGGGTTGGTGGATCGAAGTGACGAGCCTCATTGTTCCAGGTGTCGGCGATAGAATAGAGGATACGGCGGGCCTTGCTAAATGGATTGCCGAGAACCTCGGAGAGGAGACGCCATTCCACCTCCTGAGATTTCACCCAGACTACCTGGCGCAGGATATCCCTCCAACACCTGTTAAGACGTTAGAGAGGCATGCTGAAGCGGCTAGAGAGGCGGGATTAAAGCATGTTTACATAGGTAATGTGTGGGGGCATCCCTTAGAGAATACCTATTGTCCTAGATGCGGCTCCCTTGTTGTGGAGAGAAACGGCTTCTATATTATCGATTGGAGGCTCGGAGAGGATTTTAAATGCCCTAAATGCGGTTATAGATTGAACTTTGCAGGAAGATTCCGCGGTAATAAGGGATACATGTATTGGTGA
- a CDS encoding B12-binding domain-containing radical SAM protein produces MGYEIVLTSDRTMMSNHHGKEFLGFIATGPPIAMPESLWMMLAAPKVKVDDAGRPREAPYGMRKIEAVLMDAGFNAAIIDPDHIDKHLDSMKILMLSHHDYFAYGPPSSEWWSITGMEPINRRSFIRFMNSPVVRKAKEKGVKIIVGGPAAWQWLYELELMDKWGVDTIVDGEGEKVVVELVEKALRNEPLPRYVYVGAGDVPGVNEIPVIKGASVNGLVEIMRGCPRGCRFCSVTLRPLRFIPLEKILAEIDVNIRSGLKGTILHSEDVLLYHADGVKPRPDPILRLHREVLERIGEKRSLAWSHASLAAVKYAEENHKLISKLMNELVLNEHRRFLGVEVGIETGSVKLAHEIMRAKSSPYPVEEWPNVVEDAFRIMHENKIIPAATVILGIPGETPDDVMKTIELIERLKPYRSIIVPMFFVPMGALKHNTWFLRDHLKHEHIDALLAMYNHTIYWAEDIMNKFYFSEPYHAPLKLLLKYFMGYVRKQVNRYAGRLEEIIKK; encoded by the coding sequence ATGGGGTACGAGATAGTTCTCACATCTGATCGAACAATGATGAGTAATCATCACGGCAAGGAGTTCCTGGGATTCATAGCTACAGGACCTCCGATAGCTATGCCGGAATCCCTGTGGATGATGCTGGCAGCACCCAAGGTCAAGGTGGATGATGCGGGGAGACCCAGGGAGGCTCCTTATGGAATGAGAAAGATAGAGGCTGTGCTGATGGATGCAGGCTTCAATGCCGCTATAATCGATCCGGACCACATAGACAAACACTTGGACTCGATGAAGATACTGATGCTAAGCCACCACGATTACTTTGCATACGGTCCTCCAAGCAGTGAATGGTGGAGCATAACAGGGATGGAGCCGATTAATAGGAGGAGCTTTATCAGGTTCATGAATAGCCCCGTTGTGAGGAAGGCGAAGGAGAAAGGGGTAAAGATAATAGTGGGCGGACCGGCTGCATGGCAGTGGCTCTACGAGCTGGAACTAATGGATAAATGGGGAGTAGACACGATTGTTGATGGAGAGGGAGAGAAGGTTGTAGTAGAGCTTGTTGAGAAGGCGTTGAGGAATGAGCCGTTGCCACGCTATGTGTACGTGGGGGCAGGCGATGTACCCGGGGTTAACGAGATCCCTGTTATAAAGGGTGCTAGTGTTAATGGATTGGTTGAGATAATGCGTGGCTGTCCCAGAGGGTGTAGATTCTGCAGTGTTACACTGAGACCATTGAGGTTTATTCCTCTTGAGAAGATACTTGCCGAGATCGATGTAAATATAAGGAGCGGGTTGAAGGGCACCATCCTGCATAGCGAGGATGTACTACTATACCATGCAGACGGGGTGAAACCTAGACCTGATCCAATATTAAGGCTTCACCGCGAGGTATTAGAGAGGATAGGTGAGAAGAGGAGTCTTGCATGGTCCCATGCAAGCCTTGCAGCAGTTAAGTACGCTGAGGAAAACCATAAGCTCATCTCTAAATTAATGAATGAACTAGTGTTGAATGAGCACCGTAGGTTCCTCGGGGTGGAGGTGGGCATTGAGACTGGAAGCGTTAAGCTGGCACATGAGATAATGAGGGCTAAGTCAAGCCCCTACCCTGTCGAGGAGTGGCCTAATGTAGTGGAGGATGCCTTCAGGATCATGCATGAAAACAAGATTATCCCGGCTGCCACGGTAATCCTCGGTATCCCTGGTGAAACACCAGATGACGTCATGAAAACCATCGAGTTGATTGAGAGGCTTAAACCATATAGAAGTATAATAGTTCCAATGTTCTTCGTACCCATGGGTGCATTAAAGCATAATACATGGTTTCTACGCGACCACTTGAAGCATGAGCATATTGATGCATTGCTCGCAATGTATAATCACACTATTTACTGGGCTGAGGATATAATGAACAAGTTCTACTTCAGTGAACCATACCATGCTCCATTAAAGCTCCTCCTCAAATATTTTATGGGATATGTGAGGAAGCAGGTAAACAGGTATGCCGGCAGGCTTGAGGAAATAATTAAAAAGTGA
- a CDS encoding isoaspartyl peptidase/L-asparaginase, whose product MVKALILHGGAGSWRDESIRVKAEKVVEECTRRAWRILGESNNALNTVVEAVRCMEDSGILNAGYGSTLDLLGGRSLDAGLMTSTGLLGAVAAVKATRNPILLARIVAEETPHVLLAGGSADELAVLKGLPPLPPPPPHVVERYVQAGRKLLGGDLKQDYYMKIREFVYRHGSSYYTMLKELVNVYDTVGAVALDEKGVLAAATSTGGVILKLPGRVGDTPIPGAGFYASSTTACSATGIGEYIIRVMPCLRLDMEVSGGMDLEEALGKIMYYTEKTVGQDALGFIGVSRDGRIFYAYNTDGMLIGYMRDDGEIYVASQHPVKVKVV is encoded by the coding sequence ATGGTTAAGGCCCTTATTCTCCATGGTGGAGCTGGAAGCTGGAGAGACGAATCTATTAGAGTTAAAGCCGAGAAGGTTGTCGAGGAGTGTACCAGGCGTGCTTGGCGGATACTCGGGGAATCCAATAACGCCCTCAACACAGTAGTTGAGGCCGTGAGATGCATGGAGGACTCGGGAATCCTTAACGCTGGCTACGGCTCTACCCTTGATCTACTCGGTGGGAGAAGCCTTGATGCCGGTTTAATGACTTCAACAGGCCTCCTCGGTGCTGTCGCAGCTGTGAAGGCTACACGTAACCCGATCCTACTGGCTAGAATAGTCGCGGAGGAGACACCCCATGTACTACTGGCTGGCGGGAGCGCTGATGAATTAGCCGTGTTAAAGGGTTTACCACCACTGCCGCCACCGCCTCCACACGTTGTTGAGAGATATGTTCAGGCAGGTAGGAAGCTACTGGGTGGAGACTTGAAGCAGGACTACTATATGAAGATACGTGAATTCGTGTATAGGCATGGTAGCTCATACTACACTATGCTCAAGGAACTTGTAAACGTCTACGATACAGTGGGGGCTGTGGCGCTGGATGAAAAAGGAGTCTTGGCAGCAGCAACAAGTACTGGGGGAGTCATATTGAAGCTCCCCGGCAGAGTGGGGGACACACCAATACCTGGGGCCGGGTTTTACGCGTCGAGCACTACAGCCTGCAGTGCTACAGGGATCGGTGAATACATTATAAGGGTGATGCCGTGTCTGAGGCTAGACATGGAGGTCTCAGGCGGCATGGATCTCGAGGAGGCGCTCGGAAAGATAATGTATTATACTGAGAAAACCGTTGGGCAGGATGCACTCGGATTCATCGGTGTAAGCAGGGATGGCAGGATATTCTATGCATACAATACTGATGGCATGCTAATAGGGTACATGAGGGATGATGGGGAAATATATGTTGCATCACAGCACCCAGTTAAGGTAAAGGTAGTTTAG
- the metG gene encoding methionine--tRNA ligase produces MSVFYVTTPIYYPNAPPHIGHAYTTVFADVLARFHRLTGGKVFFLTGNDEHGLKIQRVAEKAGKHPKEYVDEMANLYREYWRILNISYDYFIRTTDPYHEKAVKEAFNYIYGKGLIYKAKYSGMYCVDCEKYYSPGEYTEVEGKPYCPIHNKPLEYLEEETYYFKLSEFKDYLLDVLENQDIVYPSQYAREVASKIRNEGLRDVSVARPVERVWWGIPVPFDDKYVIYVWFDALMNYLSGIGYPDDKEKNTLYWSNVHHIIGKDILWFHTAVWFSMLKALDMPPPRRVIVHSYLISKGLKISKSIGNVISIEELVERYNGSDGVRYLLSRIFNTDKDSEVSFELLDSIYNTELADTFGNLVRRVGSLALKKMGGKVYKRSIDENVADVISSGIGAYLDAMRSYEVSKALEHVMNIARYANQYINETKPWERSNPSKELYTLLELIKVATILLHPFTPMASSKLASAFGFEIENPVNMEPGKTERYTITDAPILFRKIQVKQEG; encoded by the coding sequence ATGAGTGTGTTTTATGTGACTACACCGATATATTACCCTAATGCACCACCGCATATAGGGCACGCGTATACAACAGTATTCGCTGACGTGCTTGCAAGATTCCACAGGTTGACTGGTGGCAAGGTCTTCTTCCTAACCGGTAATGATGAACATGGATTGAAGATCCAGAGGGTTGCAGAGAAGGCGGGAAAACACCCCAAGGAATATGTTGATGAAATGGCCAACCTGTACAGGGAGTACTGGAGAATATTGAATATCTCGTACGACTATTTTATAAGGACAACTGATCCCTACCATGAGAAAGCAGTTAAGGAAGCATTTAACTACATATACGGGAAGGGCTTGATATATAAGGCGAAGTATAGTGGGATGTATTGCGTGGACTGTGAGAAGTATTATTCACCGGGCGAATACACGGAGGTTGAGGGCAAGCCCTACTGTCCAATCCATAACAAGCCCTTGGAGTACCTGGAGGAGGAGACGTATTACTTCAAGTTATCGGAGTTCAAGGATTACTTACTGGATGTACTTGAGAACCAAGATATAGTATATCCGTCCCAGTATGCTAGAGAAGTAGCCTCCAAGATAAGGAATGAGGGACTAAGGGATGTCTCGGTGGCTAGGCCTGTTGAAAGAGTATGGTGGGGTATCCCGGTTCCATTCGATGACAAATACGTTATCTACGTGTGGTTCGATGCTTTAATGAACTATCTCAGCGGGATAGGGTATCCCGATGACAAGGAGAAGAACACGCTCTACTGGAGCAACGTGCATCATATAATAGGCAAGGACATACTATGGTTCCATACAGCCGTATGGTTCTCCATGCTGAAAGCACTAGATATGCCTCCTCCGAGGAGGGTAATAGTTCACTCATATCTGATCAGCAAGGGCCTAAAGATAAGTAAGAGCATCGGCAATGTGATATCTATAGAGGAACTAGTGGAGAGATATAATGGTAGCGACGGCGTGAGATACCTACTCTCAAGGATATTTAACACGGATAAGGACAGCGAGGTCTCCTTCGAGTTACTTGACAGCATCTATAACACGGAGCTCGCCGATACATTTGGAAACCTGGTTAGGAGAGTTGGGTCGCTAGCATTAAAAAAGATGGGTGGCAAGGTATATAAGAGGAGTATTGATGAGAATGTAGCCGATGTAATTAGCAGTGGTATCGGGGCATACCTCGATGCAATGAGGAGTTACGAGGTCTCTAAGGCTCTAGAGCACGTGATGAACATAGCTAGATACGCTAACCAATATATTAATGAAACCAAGCCCTGGGAAAGGTCTAATCCAAGCAAGGAGCTGTATACGTTACTGGAGCTGATCAAGGTTGCAACAATACTGCTTCACCCGTTCACGCCAATGGCATCTTCGAAACTAGCCTCTGCATTCGGGTTTGAAATAGAGAACCCAGTGAACATGGAGCCCGGGAAAACTGAGAGATACACCATCACTGATGCACCAATACTCTTTAGAAAAATCCAGGTTAAACAAGAGGGATAG
- a CDS encoding ROK family protein has product MARYLAVDLGATKTRIALCGQDRILDKIVFPTPKTGNNTTIAESIVAKAREKWSSVLDSVEAVGVASIGPLDLRRGVIVKPPNLLFNEVKLLEPLERMLGKRVYVVNDAVAAAWGEKHFGSGRSFENLLYVTLSTGVGGGVIVNNHLLLGKQGNAHEIGHIVVDYNSELKCGCGGYGHWEAYVGGRNLPRVARWLLERNPGLASGSLLAKRISIGEQVTSIDIFTLYRSNDPLALEVVKQFIKATGAGLASAINSYDPEVVIIGGGVFINNIDILLEPIRREAERNIVTTPPLIQPTTLGDDVGLYGALALVIEPPEELLKLQSSITTQ; this is encoded by the coding sequence ATGGCCAGGTATCTGGCGGTGGATCTGGGTGCAACTAAAACCAGGATAGCTCTGTGCGGTCAGGACAGGATACTTGATAAAATAGTTTTTCCCACACCCAAAACCGGTAATAATACAACGATAGCTGAGTCAATAGTTGCTAAAGCTAGAGAGAAATGGAGTAGTGTACTAGACAGTGTAGAAGCAGTTGGCGTGGCATCAATAGGTCCACTAGATTTAAGGAGGGGAGTCATTGTTAAGCCGCCTAATCTATTATTCAATGAAGTAAAGCTACTAGAACCCCTGGAAAGAATGCTCGGTAAGAGAGTATACGTTGTAAACGATGCTGTAGCCGCTGCTTGGGGAGAGAAGCACTTTGGCTCTGGAAGAAGCTTCGAGAACCTGCTCTACGTGACGCTGAGTACTGGTGTGGGGGGCGGTGTAATAGTGAATAATCATCTCTTACTAGGCAAGCAGGGAAACGCACATGAAATAGGTCACATCGTGGTTGACTACAACTCGGAACTCAAGTGCGGTTGCGGCGGCTACGGGCACTGGGAGGCCTACGTTGGTGGAAGAAACTTACCAAGAGTAGCGAGGTGGCTACTTGAGAGGAACCCAGGGCTAGCCTCAGGTAGTCTCCTCGCCAAGAGGATCTCAATAGGGGAGCAGGTGACAAGTATAGATATATTTACACTATACAGGAGCAATGACCCCCTCGCCTTAGAGGTGGTGAAGCAATTTATTAAGGCAACGGGAGCTGGGCTCGCTTCAGCGATAAACTCATATGATCCAGAGGTAGTCATCATCGGTGGAGGAGTATTCATCAATAACATTGATATACTGCTTGAACCCATAAGGAGGGAAGCAGAAAGAAACATTGTGACAACTCCGCCTCTGATACAGCCAACAACGCTTGGGGACGATGTGGGATTATATGGGGCATTAGCGCTGGTTATCGAGCCCCCGGAGGAACTCTTGAAGCTACAGTCATCAATAACTACTCAGTAA
- a CDS encoding ATP/GTP-binding protein yields the protein MPYFVVVLGTAGSGKTSLTSALYTYLTSHQLDAAIINLDPAVEEIPYDPDIDVRDYVDAREVMRKTGLGPNGALIASIDMLISNIQELQDLVDSLKANYILIDTPGQMELFAFRDTGSIVLRSLIGNAKAVSLYLMDSVHMVRSSNIFSSLLLAASTYVRLGYPQVNVLTKTDLLGDGVLEELLNMFEDPEALASMIVNDREASMIWDETEISQLLEKLLVFDIVPVSNTAGEGFDSLYAAIQRVLAGGEDYLTEEPNPVL from the coding sequence ATGCCGTACTTCGTAGTGGTGTTGGGAACCGCCGGAAGCGGTAAGACCTCGTTAACTAGTGCATTATACACGTATCTAACATCACACCAGCTTGATGCAGCAATAATAAACCTCGACCCAGCTGTCGAGGAGATCCCATATGACCCGGATATAGATGTAAGGGACTACGTGGATGCCCGTGAAGTCATGAGGAAGACGGGTTTAGGTCCTAACGGCGCGTTGATAGCATCCATAGATATGCTGATATCCAATATACAGGAGCTCCAGGACCTCGTAGATAGCTTGAAAGCGAATTACATATTGATTGATACCCCTGGCCAAATGGAGCTCTTCGCCTTCAGAGACACCGGCTCGATCGTGTTGAGATCCTTGATCGGTAATGCAAAAGCCGTCTCATTATATCTCATGGATTCTGTGCATATGGTCCGGAGCTCCAATATATTCTCATCACTACTCTTGGCGGCATCGACATATGTGAGGCTGGGATATCCCCAGGTAAATGTGTTGACGAAGACTGATCTACTTGGAGACGGAGTGTTAGAGGAGCTTTTAAACATGTTTGAAGACCCTGAGGCACTGGCTTCCATGATAGTTAATGATAGGGAGGCCAGTATGATATGGGATGAAACAGAGATCTCCCAGCTCCTCGAGAAACTATTGGTATTCGATATAGTACCGGTCTCCAACACCGCGGGAGAGGGATTTGATTCTCTTTACGCAGCGATACAGAGGGTTCTAGCTGGGGGCGAAGACTATTTAACAGAAGAGCCAAACCCAGTGTTGTAA
- the prs gene encoding ribose-phosphate diphosphokinase, with product MIKAVVTGNYPDGFNIARGVNAEVIGITEKVFPDGEQYVRLEEPDKVRDSTILVISTMYPMQDQSLLKLLILADALARNQAREFIGVIPYLAYSRQDKVFMPGEPVSASTVLRILKSAGYSRLVVVDFHSNSLLSDFKPYLVNILVSDLLVKAVVDKLDKPVILAPDKGALERARFAAESIGLDYDYLVKSRDRVTGAVSYAPREVSVEGRDVVIVDDIISTGGTIAEASRILLKQGARRIFVAASHGLMIGNALSRIMDAGVQRIILANTLSARLEHPLVEYVDISSRIASMLRELIQA from the coding sequence TTGATTAAGGCTGTTGTAACCGGTAACTACCCTGATGGATTCAATATAGCTAGGGGAGTCAATGCCGAAGTAATCGGTATCACGGAGAAAGTGTTCCCCGACGGAGAGCAATACGTGAGGCTTGAGGAGCCGGATAAGGTAAGGGATTCCACGATCCTCGTTATTTCAACCATGTACCCTATGCAGGATCAATCCCTTCTGAAATTATTAATCCTAGCCGACGCCCTGGCAAGGAATCAGGCAAGAGAGTTCATCGGGGTAATACCATACCTGGCCTACTCAAGGCAGGACAAGGTATTTATGCCGGGAGAGCCTGTATCGGCCTCAACAGTGTTACGGATCCTTAAATCAGCCGGTTATAGCAGGCTCGTAGTTGTGGACTTCCATAGCAATAGCCTGCTAAGCGATTTCAAGCCGTACCTTGTAAACATCCTTGTCTCAGACCTCCTTGTTAAAGCAGTGGTGGATAAGCTGGATAAGCCGGTCATCCTCGCCCCTGATAAAGGTGCCTTGGAGAGAGCCAGGTTTGCAGCTGAAAGCATTGGCTTAGACTACGATTACCTGGTTAAATCAAGGGACAGGGTGACCGGGGCCGTGAGCTATGCCCCTAGAGAGGTGAGCGTCGAGGGAAGGGATGTCGTGATAGTCGATGACATAATAAGCACGGGTGGGACAATCGCCGAGGCATCAAGGATCCTCTTGAAGCAGGGAGCTAGAAGAATATTTGTCGCTGCATCCCATGGATTGATGATCGGTAATGCGTTATCGAGGATTATGGATGCGGGTGTCCAGAGAATAATATTAGCTAACACGCTTAGCGCAAGGCTGGAGCACCCGTTAGTAGAGTATGTTGATATATCGTCGAGGATAGCCAGCATGTTGAGAGAGTTAATCCAGGCCTAG